The genomic stretch GCTCCAACATTAGAGGAAAAAATTGGATATGAAGGGCATTATCAGGTCAATTGACAAAACTGGAGTGTGGACAACAGATTAAATAAAGTAtggtatcaatgttaaatttattGCAGTTGATAATTAGTGTGGTTATAGAAGGGAATATCCATATTCTTAGGAgatacatattgaaatatttaggaGTACAGGGCTATAATGCCTACATTTTACTCTCAAAAAGTagtcccagggacttccctgctggtccagtggttaagacaccacaCTTCCAGTGCgggggggcatgggttctatccctggttggggaactaaagatcccccatgccgcacgGTATGACCAAAAAGAAAGTcccaataatagtaataacttgtgtgtgtgtgtctatgggggaggtggagaggaagggataggaagagggaaagagagaacacATTTGCAAGCACAAATGATGAAGCAAATGCAGTGAAATGTTAATAGGTGTATCTGCATAAAAGCTATATAAATGTTGTTTGTACTTTTCTTGCAACTTTTTTCTAAGTTTGCTATTacttccaaaacaaaaaacactatgaCACAAGCTAGAAAGTGCCGTAAAGTGCTACAGACAAGACAAGGGAGAGGAGCTGCTGAGGCAAGGTTCTGAAAAGCTTTCGTGGAGAATGCAGTGTTTTTAGTGGGCATGGGGAGGAGGGTAACTTCCCTTAAGCATCCTATTCCTTACCGTGGGGTACGCAAGAGGTGACTCTGATGACTAAACAATGGCTATCAGCTCTCCCTGGCCAGGAACCAATGTGTGCTGCTGCAAACCGATCCTAAGATATTTCTCGAGAAGAGGGTGAAGAAGCAGCAAGCAGCCCAAGACCCAGAGAATACTGTCGCAAGAGCTGGCACTGGCGTATATGTTAGGCGGGTACTACCCTGGAAACAGTATCTCCCGACCCACTCTGAGCTTTGAATGAAGTCCCTCCATGCTCCAGATGGGTGAAGACAGCTCAGGCATCACTACCAAAGACCAAGGCTCAGGCCATGGACTCTCTCATTTCCACAAGCTAAGTGGTCATTATCTGAGTTACTGGGCTCTGGGAAATGGCAAACTCCAGCTACCTAAAGGCAGGGGCCACATCCCATCATCTCGGAATCACTCAGAGCCCTGAGAACAGTGAGTCCTCAATAGAGAACTAGCCCATTGGTATCATgatggctggtgagtgctgccaACTTTAACTGACCAATGCTATGGCCTAATTTAAGCTTTCAGACAAGCAAGCATTCCAAATGGAAACAGGTGAGGATGGCAGATGTGTTGGGGGACTGGGGGTAAGGGGGTGCAGTGTGAGTTTAGCACACTAACCTGCGAGACCAAGAGGGAAACAGGAGGTATGGAACTCAGAATATACCCTCGGTTTTGGTGACATCCTTGCCAGGAATTTACAACCTTACATTCTTTATTcactaaatatatgtatgtaaaaaattgaaaatcagcAAGAAGGAAAACTTACCCTAGTAAGTTTCTCCGGTTTGGAGGAGACATGCAGCTGGGAAAATAGCTCTGTTATCTCTCTGGTAAAGTCTTCATCCCCTAGAAAAACAAGTCCCACATAAAACACTGCAGAAAGACTGGTGAGGATCATTGcagggggagagaagaggaatgaTAGTAGCAGCTGTGGCAGTAACAACAGCAGAAGCAAATTATATGAGCAAGGTGCTTTAGTGCTTACAGAatccttttatgtatattttactgatGAATTCTTCCAATAGGCTTCTAAAAAAAATGCGTCAttatcccattttagagatgaagaaactagaGCTTGAAGAGGTTAATTTATATCCCCAAATCTCATAACAAATTAGGAGTCAAACCTTGGGCTTCCCACCCCCAGTCCACAGCCTATGCTCTTTGTATTACATCCTACaagtatgaatggaaaagtgatGAAAGCAGACTACTAAGCGGGTACTAGGCATGTGcttccaaagaaatggaaatttaagcTGGGACATAAAAAACAAGTACAAGTTAGCCAGGTGAATGGAAGAGtttcaggcagagaaaacaagtACAAAGATCCAGAGGTGAAAGAAAGCGTGGAAAGAAGTTTAACATGGTTGGGAGTGTCCtaatggaagaaagagaagaggggtAGAATGAAGCTAGGAAAGTAAGCAGGATCCAGGTAATAAAGGGCATCATAAACCATGATGAAGAATTCAAACTTTTGTTAAGAGAATGAGGAGCTGCTGAATGGTTTTATACAGAGACAGGTAGGTCCAATTAcaattttagaaagatcactttaGCTCCTGGGtgggaatgaaataaaaagagaaacatgaaGGGAGGCAGGAAGCCTGAGGCAATATTCCAGGATCCAGATAAGAATAAGGGTAGAtaataagaaaggaagaggatTCCAGAATGTTGGAAGGATAGTAAGGAAGCTGTTGGAATGAGCTTGATGAGCGATGATGTGGAACATGGAATACTTAATACCTAAGAAACATGCAAACAAACAGGTGAGTCAAGATCAAAAACAATCAACACATCCAAACAAACGACAGGAAATGGCTCTTTTCCTCTCTATTCATCTAAATCCTATCCAATCTCCTCTTTGAAGCCCAGCCCAAGTTTTCTCTCCACCAAAGACTACAGAGAGAAATCCtgcacacagaaatctcttagcACTTACAATCTATATGAGTATTTCTTAGTCACCAGTTCATGGTTACCAGGGCAAATTAGTACTGCTTCATACATGTTTTCTCCCCAGAatccttaggaaaaaaatctgtcttggttcttctctctccatctgctCTTTTGTCCTCTCTTGGCATTCAAGGCAGAGAATTCAAAGGGTTTAGTGATCCCAGGTATAACATAGTTTGGGAAAAGCTCATCTCACTAAATGATACAACTGTGACCTAGATAACTCATGTAAACAACTCCTAAATCATATTCTACTAAAAACCTGACTCTCAGGAAGGCATTTTGCTTTCCCAGCTAAGCTCTAAGTTATTTGAGACAAGGGGTGGATCTGAATCCAAGTGGGATGCAAGCACCTCAAAGGGTTCACAAAAAATAGAgtgcaggaggaaaaaaaatgcaactttACTATAGTCATTTATCTCATTCTTCAAGAAGTACTTTTTTAGGATGTACTTTAGaatgtaaataatatattactatggtagtatatgtgtataatttataCACATTCAAATACACACATATTGGGTCTAAGTGCTCAAAAACCTTTTACTGCTAAGGGTTGAtcaaaaaatgtttgcatttgcAACATGTatagacctggagggtattatgcttagagaaataagtcagatagagaaagacaaaaactatgttatcacttatatgtggaatctaaaaaataaaacaaattaatattaaaaaaaataataaggtaaaataaaatacagggggaaaaaatggagaccCTTGTCGTGTAATCCCCACAGACTTGAGCATAAAAACCAGCTGTTGCATTAGAATAAAGTATGTAAGGATGGAAGGGAGACAGGGTTAGTGCTTGGAGGGACTCAGGAGAGAGGCTGGCACCTCAAGCAGGAAGTCTCCTAAAAAAGTGAAGGGCATTGAGTATATAAGATAGAGGGCAAGGGCTAAGGATGCTGATAGAAACTGAAGATGATCAACAGCACCAGAACTAGGTTCTGTGgttttctctcccctctgctaccacttttttaaaaaaaacttcattgagatataattaaataCCAAGGTCAGTGTTGCATTCTCAACCAAAATCACTGGGGAGGGCCACTGGGAAGGTGGCATGCAGCACTCCAGTGCTATCTTTGCAGAATCCTGATCTCAGCAAACAGTtagggaataaaaatattatagacaCAAATCCATCTGTTAGAAATTCCCTTAGAGTCCTCTGAATGGTATTTAAAGATCAGGATTTCTGATCACGTATGTGAAGCCAGATGTCGACTAAATTAAACAAACCCTGTTAATGGCACTATGTACAAATAACCTTAATTAAGTCATAAATAACCAGGGATTGTCACACCAGGGCTTAGTACGAACAATGGAGCAACTTAagcaaatcaaaattaatttatggGTTTCCTGCTAAGTGAGGATTTGAAAATGCAGatctttatttattcacttatgcCATcctaataatgaaataatagccaccatttgttgagtgtttactatgaGCCACCACATTAaacaataatatttcatttagtcCTTAAAACAAACTGAGAGGAATTAGCTACCTCTgcttacagttgaggaaacagacacTCAGGGTTAAGTAATTGCACAAAGTTGCATGGCTTAATAAATGGCAGATCTTGATTTAGAACCCAGGTGTAACTCCAAAACCCATCCTTTTATCCATCATGCTTATTGCCTTCTCAATATCTCAAGACAGCTTTAAAAACTCATATTCAAGGACCATTTCATATCAGGACTCTTTATATAGAGTAAGATACCATTTAGCAAGATATTACATAACCAGAcaactggtttaagaagatgtggtatatatacacagaagggactactactcagccataaaaagaatgaaatattgccatttgcaccaacatggatggacatagagattatcatactaagtgaagtaagtcagagagacaaacacaaatactgtatgatatcacttttatgtggaatctttaaaaaaataggacaaatgaatctatatacaaaacagaaacagactcatagacacagaaaacaaacttacggttaccaaaggggaaaggggaaggggggataaattaggagtatgggattaacagatacaaactactatacataaaacagataagcaacaaggatttactgtatagcacagggaattatattcaatatcttgtaataacctataatagaaaacaatctgaaaaatatatgtatataattgaattactttgttatacacctgaaactaacacaatactgtgaatcaactacacttcaattttaaaaagagttaatgtAATTGGAGAGATTTATTTCAAGGACAATCACTGCATATAAACACACTACATCCCTCCCACTCAGATGCTGGATTTCCATGttacctttcttctcttcctcctcttcctcacagAACTCTGCTAGGGAAAATGCTTCTTTGAGTTGCTCCAATTCAAATTTTAGAGTCTCTAATTCTTCTCCACTTAGAGAATTAAGAATAGATTTCACCTGAATTGATATAAAATAGTAAGTGGGagtatgagagaaaaagaaaaacattctcaaATGGAGAAGAGGCTATGgatcatattaaaattaaaactatgagtTCACAAGCTCTTCCTTAAGAACCTTAACACAAGAGGCAGGTCATCACAGAAAGGTGTGGAGAATTGTGCTTCCAAAAATAATATAAGCCAGAAATGTCTGGAAATTATTAGTGCTTAACAACAGCTTAGAAATTAGGAGGAAATGAAATAGTCTTGAATCAATTAAATGCTAACAGGTAACTGTATCCAAATTGGCAGCTTAAGCCAAAgaaacttataaaaagaaaaaaaaagaacaagatgaaggaaaaataatagatgTGCTATTAAGACCTCTTTGTTaatctgtccatttttgtttaaatttagagAAACAACACTTGACTCATTCTATTTCTAGCAATTAGTTCaaatattagtttttttgtttattttggtataGTATTTTCAGAGAGTCTCAAGCCTCTACCTGACATACATTTCATCTTCCAACtgcacaaaaggaaaagagactaTGCAGTGTGCTTCTGCTTAAAGACTACTCCAGTTGAAATTTTTGGTTTGGAATtacctttatttcactttctcgGGAGAGCATCTCCAGAGCTTCTAGATGTGAAAGGCCTTGAAATTCATCAAAGAGTAGCCCATAATgagttttcttgtctgtttccATGGTAACCTCATTGGCAGTCCAtagctcttctttctcctttgcctctCGTAAAACCTGAAAGAGATCGAGGCATTACACTGCAACAAGTAACAAGAGCTTAAGGGTGAGTTTTGAAAGTTGAGGGAAGCAAACTGAGATGGGTAACACTGCCCTTTCATTCTTGGAATTGTGATTCAAATCGGACAGGCTCAGGAGCTGCAGGGAAAATATGATCACATAATTTGCTCCTAGACAGGGTAAATAACACCCCAGAAACCAGGTGTTTCTCTGACAGTGGTTTTACCATTAATCTAATAAAAACCCTGAAAGGGCTTGGCATCTTATATTGCACTGACAAGAGGCTCCtgcagaaaggaaagaggaggaaataaaaaagaactgggCATTTTTCTAAGCATTAGAGCTGTGCATCCCCttaccaaaagcaaaacaaaacaaaaaacactgaaaagtcctcaaaaggaaataataacaagGTCCCAAATTACCAAAGGCAAAAATACAGATCAAAATACAAACAGGAATGCAAACAGTACCTGAGACAGTGTGGAAGTCCGGTTCATCAGACCCTTGGTTCTTTTAAATCCAGGATCCCCTTCTGCTATTACATCCATTGTCTTTTTCCCAATGAATTCTAAGGCATCCAAACCCCCACTGATAACACTCTTTCCCTAGGAAACACATGCAACCTCATTACAATAATACTGAAAAAAGACACCTGCATGTTTTGATTTCATAAAATAGTGGCTAACAATAGCAACCACTGGCAAGAACAAGGAGCAATTAAAACAATCATACagtgcttgtgggaatgtaaagcAGTATACCCACTTTGGAATATTATTTGTCAGTGTCTACTATAGCTGAACATATGActatcctatgacccagcaactccacgcATGGTTAAATACTCAAAAAAATGTGTACAGGTTCATCAAAAGACATACAAGAACACTCACAGCGGTACTATTATAAAAGCTAAAAGCTGGAAACTACCCCAATACTTACCAACTCTGGAATGAGTAAATGTTACATAGTCACTCGATGGAATAcaacaaagaaaatggaatacaCCACACAAACTATACCGTGGATAAATTATACAAACATAATAATGAGTGAAAGAAACTAGATACACTAGGgtacattctgtatgattctgtTCATACAGCAGGGAAAATTAATCTATGATGGCAGAAGACTGGATTGTGGTTATCTTAGACGGCAAGAGGGGGAGGCACAGAAGACTGGGAGACGGCACAGGGGAGACATCTGATATACCACCCTGCTGTTGCTTAGTCTGAATGTGTTCAtgtcatgaaaattaaaactgaacACTTATGATTTCACTTGTCTGTATACAGATTATACttctataaaaagttaaaattaaaaagtactaGCTATCTATCCTCATGTAGGAAAGATATTAAGCTTCCTATTTAAtcctttcaaaaatgtttctaatCATCTATAGTTTTATAAGTATTTATCATAAACATCTCATTTTCCCTTTGCCTAAAAGATATAATTATgacaaaaatatttctgtaaagcAGAGATGTTTTTCTAGGGCCACCAAACTAAGAATTCTTAGTCcataaaatattatgtacatTGCCTCTCTATTACTCATTTCCTGCTccctcttttacttcttttaagtTTTCAAGTTAGCTCTCACTCTACCCTAAGATCAAAGTGAATGATCTTCAGCAATTTGAACTCCCATAAGAGGAATCAGTCCTCATGacttttcaaggaaaagaaagagaaagagacaaaaaccCATTATAATCATGGAAGGAAGCAGGCCACCTTGCAATTTTTACTCACTGTGCTCTGAACAGCAGTAGAGATGGTTGAGAATACCCCAAATGGCCCACTCATTGGAGAGGGGTTTTCATTCTCTTTGGCATTTGTCTCTCCTATAGGGGGGAAGGGATGTGTAAATATGAAGAGATAGTCCATAAATAGTTTTGCTTTATTAGCatctatatgaatttttaaaaattagacctTATTTCCAACACACAAGGCCTTagtactttttgttttattattttaaaccatttgcctattttaaaataaaagttaaggcagtttttcattttcatttcaaaaacaaaatccagTCTTTTGAAAAACCTACTGACATATATAACAGActatatactgtgtgattccattcatatgatcTTCTGCACAGGTAAAACCACAGGgtcagaaaacagatcagtggttgccaagagaTAAGAATAGGTGGAGGGGAGTGACTACAAAGGGACATgagcggatttttttttttggtggggggggaggaatgaaaatattcttgtctatacaaatataagaaatattctatatctgtaTAATCACAATGGACTGTGATTACACAGCATAAACAGGACGGTATGtttgttaaaatatgtaaaactatatacagttggccctctgttcTATGGATGCTGAACCCATGAATactcattttatataaagaacttgagcatctgaggattttggtatccacgggggGCTCTGGGAACCAATCCTCCCATGGATATCAAGGGATGATTGTATCTAAAAAGAGTGAACTTTAcgtaaattataactcaataaatgtgactttttaaaaatccggTCTACTTTAAACTTTATCCTGGAAAATTATGCTTCTTCACAGGATTCAGACATGcattacaaagattttttttaaatctgttctattttattaacaCTAAAGTCTCTTACAGGAGATCAACAAATAATCTATTGTAGGGAGGACTTCTACTTCCAACTATGATGGATTATCTGGTGTCAGACTTGCCCTTCTACCATAGCAtctagaaaactggacaaaacatAAGAAACAATTATCTCCAGACATTGGACTACAGACCGTACTGTACTATGGTtcaggagagaagagaaacaaacgATGAGAACTCTATGATTGGCTTGCTTTCCAGACCACAGCACAGCGAGGGGAAACCCAAGCAGAGCACGACAGTCTTATTAAGTAGAAGAGACAGAGACTGGAATCTAGGAAAGCTAAAGCACCTGGAATTTGCAGGTCGGAGTACAAGCATACCTCATTCTATTGCactttattgtgctctgcagatactgcatttcaattttaggtattttttaattaaggtatgtacattatatttttgacataatgctactgcacacttaatagccTACAATAtagtataaatttttatatgcactggaaaaccaaaaaaagaatttGTGAGACTCGTTTTttgcgatattcactttattgcagtggtctgaaaCTGAATCCACAATATCTCCAAAGTATGCCTGTACTGGAGAGGAGGGAGATACAGAGGTAAAGAGTTCCAACTATCTACAAAGGAGTGCCCTTGAGTCTTTGGCTGAATACTAAGCTGTTCCTGCACTGGAAAACTCCACGATACTGGGCAAAGAACTGCCATGGGGCTATAAACTAAACAATGCCCAAAGCTCATGCTAGGCTGAGAGACATCTGACTTGCAACCAATCAAGTAGAGAGACCTAGTTAAACACCTGGAAATCAGGTAGAGACCTCAGAAGGGTCAGAGACTTAGTAGTTGAGCTAAACTAGCATTTAACAATAAAGGCTACTCTAGAATCACCCTCAAGAAGTTTAAAATCGAGACCAAAAGATAAATCTAAGCTACAAATATCTTAACTGCCTTCCAAACAAAACTCACACCCTTTAAAAGACTACAAAATCCACTCAGCAAGGTAACATTTCTAATGTCCAGCATccaatcaatgaaatgaaaatgttatctatatgcaagaaaaaaaattggtcaaTAGAAACAGATTCAAATGACAGAGATGATAGTCAAGGacactaaaatatatacataaggaGGTGAGAAatggaagacaaaaaaagaaacaaatggaatttctagagttgaaaatatatctaaaatttaaaagtcactgAATGGACTTAACAGCATTAGacacagcagaagaaaagatcagtaaacCTGAAGCCACAACAAAAACTATCCAAACCgaagcacagagaaaaaaggcttaaaaaaatGAACCATGGAACAGCACCAAAACTaacacattaaaacattttttcatgccACAGTAGATTCAAATTCAGCTAACTCTTACTGGGCTCTTACTCAATTGTGCCAAGCACAAAGCTAGGCAATTTTTACAATCTACATTCATGGCTTTACTTATTTAATGTTTGTAACAGTCCTCTGCAATATAAAATATcatcccatttcatagataagaaaAGTAAAGAGACACCTAAGTGGTTAAAGCCAAAGATTCCAAATCCCATTTCTCATCAGCCCCATGATGCCCTGAATATCAGACAGTCAAAAAACATCTACTGAAAAAAATGAGCTTAACTATTCCATTTCAGTTTATAATTCTAGGCCTTAATGTTTCCATATACTGACCTGTTGCATACTGGACTTCAGATGAAATTTCACTGGGACTAGGGATTCCAAGGGAAGTCTCTGCCTTCTCAATAACATTTGAAATACCTTGtcctaataagaaaaaataacatttttatatttgaatttatttgctACTAGTCACCAAAACTgaagaaacaaactgaaaattaaaaccacagattttgggcttccctagtggcgcagtggttgagaatctgcctgctaatgcagggaacacgggttcgagccctggtctgggaagatcccacatgccacggagcaactaggcccgtgagccacaaccactgagcctgcgcgtctggagcctgtgcgctgaaacaagagaggccgcgacagtgagaggcccgcgcaccgcgatgaagagtggcccctgctcgccgcaactagagaaagccctagcacagaaacgaagacccaacatagcaatcaatcaatcaataaatcaataaataaatctttaaaaaaaaaaaaaaaaaccacagattTTCAAATTCATTACAACCACAAGACATGTTATTTTGACCATATATAACTAATCTTTGGGAGTGTATCcttaccaaggggaaaaaaaaattgattcattATCACCAAAGAATAGTTTTATATTAATTCCTAAATGTCAACCTTCTAATGAAAAATGTTACCAATTCTAGTGGCAGTATAAATCAGCGCATCATTACTAATGTATCTTCAAACTATAAAGCCTTTGAGTAATCATGGAAGAAGAATGATTAACAAAGTCGTTTTGAACACAGATCTGTAGCAAAATgcacacaaaaattaataaaatgactgATGACCTTACCTACTGTGGCTACTGTAGCTGAGGCTGAGGAGAGCAAAGACTTGCCCCAACTGCCCCAATAGCCCCATCCGGTCTGGGGTACATCTTTGGAAACAGTCTCCTATTTTTCCCAGTAGccagaaaaacaaaggcaaagaaaaatggaaaaattagaggaaaataagAGTGTATATACAAGGTAGCTAATTATTGGCCAAAAGTATGGGTGAACAGATACATATTATTTGGCTCAAGAAGTGTATTGCTTGACTGACAGATGTATGTTACCTGCAATGTAAGCATCACATAGCAAAGGCAACTACTCATAAAAGCATTTATAGAACTGAGAAAATTGTTTTATGgttataaaaggaaagaaatgggtgCAATCCCAATTTGGTATTGATTCCATATTCCTTTTAACCCTAATACTTTTTAATCTCAATGTTTTAATAGATACTCTACTTTGCCTGCAGCCTGTGATATCTGAACAGGGAGAACGTCTGAAGTCTCAAGGTCACTGGAAGGTTTGGACTCTGGTCTTTTCCGAGTAGAAGCTACAGGTTCTGATTTACTCTCTGACTTGGCACTTTGGTCAACTGACTCAAAATTCTTGGTTGGCTCACAGTTCTCATCTTCAAGGATGGAGGTTGCTTCAGTTATCCCTTCAGTCTCAATATCATCTTTATCCGACATGATTAGATCATTGCCTGGTAAAATAAAagtcccccaccccaaaaaagttAATTATATAAGCTTGTTTTTGGTAAAAGTTACTTGAATAAACTTTTTGAGATTATCGAGTCACATGCAggtgtaagaaataatacagagagatctaatatacccttcacccagtttcccccaaggGAACAATTTGTGTAACTATAgcatatcacaaccaggatactgaTAGATACAATCTCCCAACATtactcagatttcaccagttttacatgtaCTCATTTGTGTGCGTGTAATtagttctatgaaattttatcacATGCACAGATTCATGTGATACAGAATAGGATTACCACAGTCAGGATTCAGAATAATTCAATTACCAAAGTCAGGATACAGAATAATTCAATTACAAGGATCCCTTGTGTTATCTATTTTTAGCCACGTCCCACCCTCCTCCTAACCCACAGCAACCACTGATATTccccatctctataattttgtcatttcaagatgttatataaatgcaatcacacagtatgtaaccTATTGAGatttacttttttcactcagcataagtccctcaagattcatccaagttgttgtacCACTAGTTTCTcccttttaattgctgagtagtgttccttGGTATGGATGTATCTCAGTTGTTTCACCATTTACCTGTTGAAGGAtgtctgggctgtttccagtttagggctattacaaataaaatggctatgaacatttatatacaGGTTTTTATGGGAATATAAGCTTTCATTTCCCTGGAATGAATGACCAGAGTGCAATCGATAGTACTTGCTTAATTTTATAAGAAGCTGccatactcttttccaaagtagccgtaccattttacattcccaccagcaatgtatgagtaatcaagtttctcttcattctcaccagcatttggcagtgttattttttatttgaaccaTTCTGATATAGGTGCACTATGACAGCTTAATATGGCTTTAAGCTttaagttgcatttctctaatggctaatgatattgaacatcttttcatgtgtttatttgccatctgtatatcctcttcagtgaaacagctatttttatcttttgctcattttctaattggatttttttttactgttttgagagctctttttatattctagattCAAGTCCtgtgtcagatatgtggtttgtaaACATTTTATCCCAGTTTGTAGCttaccttttcattctcttcatagagcttttcacagagcaaaagtttttaatttcaatttatcaacttttccttttgttgacattttttaaaaatcttataactTATTAATCATTCCTACCTCAATTTTTCAGAGAGAAGATTATGAAATTTAGGCTACCAGAATAAGATTTACATCAGACTAGCTTTTGAATAGCAATGTTAACAAATTCAATTCCTTCCAGAAGTACGGCTCTTTGACAATTAAACCCAAGATATTATTGGTGATTTTACAAGGAGGATATGCTGGTTTCCAGGATAACCAAGTATTACCAGGGGAGAAACAAACGTGtctcacacatacatacacacacaaacacacacccagaCCTCGGTATGTATAAGCACACGTTTTTACCAATGTATACTAACCACAGAATTAGACCCAATCCATCAATGCCATCAAAACATTTCTAACATACTAAAAAAGAGAG from Balaenoptera musculus isolate JJ_BM4_2016_0621 chromosome 3, mBalMus1.pri.v3, whole genome shotgun sequence encodes the following:
- the FAM114A2 gene encoding protein FAM114A2 isoform X1, whose product is MSDKDDIETEGITEATSILEDENCEPTKNFESVDQSAKSESKSEPVASTRKRPESKPSSDLETSDVLPVQISQAAGKETVSKDVPQTGWGYWGSWGKSLLSSASATVATVGQGISNVIEKAETSLGIPSPSEISSEVQYATGETNAKENENPSPMSGPFGVFSTISTAVQSTGKSVISGGLDALEFIGKKTMDVIAEGDPGFKRTKGLMNRTSTLSQVLREAKEKEELWTANEVTMETDKKTHYGLLFDEFQGLSHLEALEMLSRESEIKVKSILNSLSGEELETLKFELEQLKEAFSLAEFCEEEEEEKKGDEDFTREITELFSQLHVSSKPEKLTRARNTACEWIRTPLAKPLEEKEEGKKQLEAEKIEQINNNSIEDIHAFAIRSLAELTACSIELFHKTAALVLHGRKQEVTAIERSRALSQMTVVLCKELSSLSKEFTTCLTTAGVKEKADVLNPLITAVFLEASNSASYIQDAFQLLLPVLEISLIENKTELPEA
- the FAM114A2 gene encoding protein FAM114A2 isoform X2; its protein translation is MRTETVSKDVPQTGWGYWGSWGKSLLSSASATVATVGQGISNVIEKAETSLGIPSPSEISSEVQYATGETNAKENENPSPMSGPFGVFSTISTAVQSTGKSVISGGLDALEFIGKKTMDVIAEGDPGFKRTKGLMNRTSTLSQVLREAKEKEELWTANEVTMETDKKTHYGLLFDEFQGLSHLEALEMLSRESEIKVKSILNSLSGEELETLKFELEQLKEAFSLAEFCEEEEEEKKGDEDFTREITELFSQLHVSSKPEKLTRARNTACEWIRTPLAKPLEEKEEGKKQLEAEKIEQINNNSIEDIHAFAIRSLAELTACSIELFHKTAALVLHGRKQEVTAIERSRALSQMTVVLCKELSSLSKEFTTCLTTAGVKEKADVLNPLITAVFLEASNSASYIQDAFQLLLPVLEISLIENKTELPEA